The following proteins are co-located in the Trichormus variabilis 0441 genome:
- a CDS encoding AAA family ATPase yields the protein MRIKQISVSGLFGIFDHVIPLNMDERITIIHGPNGFGKTAILRILNSFFNSRYSELIDIPFNIFRLEFNNNSSIEIIKYTKELENVDDSDIILKFYENDSKPVSVSLKPLYPYNTYKAVNTFRSARFDIEELEALVRTFQVSNEGTTSLERVKYNLIDVPPNPKLKSQEEPKWLENIKKYIRIRLIESQRLLNLSPNGSSNKYSMISTVSAYSDELAKLMQDKFQEYGKVSQSLDRTFPIRVVKQQPSADITDNQLRQNLNELEATRSRLIEVGLLDNDEDSEFQIQPQDIDESTKNALSVYIEDVEKKLSVFDDIASKIDLLKKIINNKFAYSYKEINFSKEKGFIFTTLYNSSSSNSKNLSPTDLSSGEQHELVLLYELLFKVQPNSLVLIDEPEISLHVGWQVQFLKDLQEITKLADLDILMATHSPDIIQDRWDLTVELKRPEK from the coding sequence ATGCGAATTAAGCAAATTTCCGTCAGTGGCTTGTTTGGCATTTTTGATCATGTGATTCCATTAAATATGGATGAGCGAATCACTATTATTCATGGGCCAAATGGTTTTGGTAAAACAGCGATATTAAGAATTTTAAATAGTTTTTTTAACTCTAGATATTCAGAATTAATCGATATTCCATTTAATATATTCAGGCTTGAATTTAATAATAACAGTAGTATCGAAATAATAAAATATACGAAAGAGTTAGAGAATGTAGACGACAGTGATATTATTCTCAAGTTTTATGAAAACGATTCAAAGCCAGTTTCTGTCTCTTTGAAGCCATTGTATCCTTATAATACTTATAAAGCAGTAAATACTTTTCGTTCCGCTCGGTTTGACATAGAAGAACTAGAAGCATTGGTAAGAACTTTCCAGGTTTCTAATGAAGGAACTACTTCTTTAGAAAGAGTCAAATATAATTTAATAGATGTTCCCCCAAACCCAAAATTAAAATCTCAAGAAGAACCTAAATGGTTAGAAAATATAAAAAAATATATTCGTATTCGACTTATTGAATCACAACGCTTGTTGAACTTATCTCCTAATGGTTCATCTAACAAATATTCAATGATATCAACAGTTTCTGCTTATTCTGATGAACTCGCTAAATTGATGCAGGATAAATTTCAGGAATACGGTAAAGTATCTCAGTCTCTTGATAGAACTTTTCCTATTAGAGTAGTGAAGCAACAGCCATCAGCAGATATAACGGATAACCAACTGCGTCAAAATTTAAATGAGCTTGAAGCAACTCGCTCTCGTCTGATAGAAGTGGGACTTTTAGATAACGATGAAGATTCCGAATTTCAAATCCAGCCACAAGATATAGATGAAAGTACTAAAAATGCTTTATCAGTATATATTGAAGATGTGGAAAAAAAACTGAGTGTTTTTGATGATATAGCAAGTAAAATAGATTTATTAAAAAAAATAATTAATAATAAATTTGCCTATTCTTATAAAGAAATAAACTTTAGTAAAGAAAAAGGTTTTATTTTTACGACGCTTTACAATTCATCGTCATCTAATTCCAAAAATCTCTCACCTACAGATTTATCATCTGGTGAACAACATGAATTAGTCCTACTTTATGAACTATTATTTAAAGTCCAACCTAATTCTCTAGTCTTAATTGATGAGCCAGAAATATCACTTCATGTGGGGTGGCAAGTTCAGTTTTTAAAAGATTTGCAAGAAATCACCAAGCTTGCAGACTTAGATATTCTTATGGCTACACATTCGCCAGATATTATTCAAGATCGGTGGGATTTGACGGTTGAATTAAAAAGGCCAGAAAAGTGA
- a CDS encoding DUF4435 domain-containing protein — protein MRDFLSVDRDANKIRLLRSTYTGTFLLVEGGSDKIFYERFTDKLTCQVHTVSGKPSSKQRVIAVLKILEQSDFPGVLAIVDADFERLTTFSYSSPNLIRTDTHDLETMLIKSPALDKLIAEFGSEEKINQFRRDIRLALLEAAIVVGYLLFISLSNELNLTFDGITFSKFIDEQTLLIDELKLIKEVKNKSQAFSLKDEDLQQKLLNQKSNNYDPWQVCCGHDLVEILSLSLRKVLGSNKPSDIEPKSLERILRLAYEDVYFRETQIYSDIRVWENKNQPFQILRNTMQ, from the coding sequence GTGAGGGATTTTCTTTCTGTTGACCGCGATGCTAATAAAATAAGATTACTAAGAAGTACTTATACAGGCACTTTTTTACTAGTAGAAGGTGGTTCTGATAAAATATTTTATGAGCGATTTACTGACAAATTAACCTGTCAAGTACATACAGTTTCGGGAAAGCCTTCTAGCAAGCAACGTGTTATTGCAGTGCTGAAAATTTTGGAACAATCAGATTTTCCAGGAGTGTTAGCAATTGTCGATGCAGATTTTGAGCGTTTGACAACTTTCTCATATAGCAGTCCTAATTTGATTCGCACCGACACCCATGATTTAGAAACTATGCTGATTAAATCACCAGCATTAGATAAATTAATTGCTGAGTTTGGTTCTGAAGAGAAAATTAATCAGTTTCGGCGAGATATCAGATTAGCATTACTTGAAGCTGCTATTGTAGTAGGATATTTACTTTTCATTTCTTTAAGTAATGAACTAAATTTAACATTTGATGGGATTACATTTAGTAAATTTATTGATGAACAAACTCTGCTAATTGATGAACTTAAATTGATTAAGGAAGTAAAAAATAAATCTCAGGCTTTTTCTTTGAAGGATGAAGACTTACAACAAAAACTATTAAACCAGAAAAGCAATAATTATGATCCCTGGCAAGTATGTTGTGGTCATGATTTAGTAGAAATTCTGTCTCTTAGTTTACGCAAAGTTTTAGGAAGCAACAAACCTAGCGACATTGAACCAAAAAGTCTTGAGCGTATTTTGCGGCTGGCTTATGAAGATGTTTATTTTCGTGAGACACAAATATATTCAGATATTCGTGTATGGGAAAATAAAAATCAGCCATTTCAGATTTTACGGAATACTATGCAGTAG
- a CDS encoding DUF433 domain-containing protein, producing the protein MSDRNIIAIEPDKRGGKPCIRRMRITVYDVLGWLAAGMFHADILEDFPELTAEDIQACLEFFADSESKGLDEYAN; encoded by the coding sequence ATGAGCGATCGCAATATTATCGCTATTGAACCAGATAAAAGAGGTGGTAAGCCCTGTATTCGACGAATGCGAATTACAGTGTACGATGTTTTGGGGTGGTTGGCTGCTGGTATGTTCCATGCAGACATTTTAGAAGACTTTCCCGAATTAACAGCAGAAGACATTCAAGCTTGTTTAGAATTTTTTGCTGACAGTGAGTCTAAAGGACTTGATGAGTATGCGAATTAA
- a CDS encoding SDR family NAD(P)-dependent oxidoreductase, giving the protein MTNTVIITGASQGIGKATALLFARQNYNVVLAARQPDRLEAIATEIRELGQEAIAIPTDVKDATQVNNMIQKAIAHFGQVDVLINNAGIFCLGSVENFSLEDRHQIIDTNLWGYIHTIYAILPYFLQRCAGTIVNVSSIGGLEPIPYHVPYTASKYAITGLTKSLHAELSPKGIHVSGIYPSFISTQLMERAIFRGKDEEIAQARTELVGKAIQMPVLEKPEDVAKAIWSAVKNKRSDVVVGSANFWKAAYQLTPSLIQSLVRRVFGMEERK; this is encoded by the coding sequence TAATACAGTAATTATCACAGGCGCATCTCAAGGTATTGGCAAAGCCACAGCATTATTATTTGCCCGTCAAAATTATAATGTTGTGCTGGCAGCTCGCCAACCTGATCGTTTAGAAGCGATCGCCACCGAGATACGGGAACTGGGACAAGAAGCGATCGCCATTCCTACCGATGTCAAAGATGCTACACAAGTTAATAACATGATACAAAAGGCGATCGCTCATTTTGGTCAAGTAGATGTATTAATTAATAATGCAGGTATCTTTTGCTTGGGTTCTGTAGAAAATTTCAGCTTAGAAGATCGGCATCAAATTATTGACACTAATTTGTGGGGTTATATTCATACCATTTATGCCATATTGCCCTATTTTCTCCAGCGTTGTGCAGGAACTATTGTGAATGTCAGTTCTATTGGTGGTTTAGAACCTATTCCTTACCATGTGCCTTACACAGCCAGCAAATACGCCATAACAGGGTTGACAAAATCCCTACACGCAGAATTATCACCTAAAGGCATTCACGTTAGCGGCATTTATCCCAGCTTCATCAGCACCCAACTTATGGAACGAGCAATTTTCCGTGGTAAAGATGAAGAAATAGCGCAAGCACGGACTGAATTAGTAGGTAAGGCGATTCAAATGCCTGTACTAGAAAAACCAGAAGATGTAGCCAAAGCAATTTGGAGTGCAGTCAAAAACAAGCGTTCTGATGTCGTCGTAGGTTCAGCTAACTTTTGGAAGGCGGCTTATCAATTGACTCCTAGTTTGATACAGTCTCTTGTCCGGCGCGTCTTTGGCATGGAAGAACGCAAATAA